Genomic segment of Arvicola amphibius chromosome 7, mArvAmp1.2, whole genome shotgun sequence:
gagtgctgggattaaatgtgtgcaccaccacctggccagtaCACACTGGTCTTTAAAATTTACAGtattgatccttctgcctctgccttctaagtgtgggattacagacatgcaccactatgcctggcttgttttctcTTTAGAAGACTTTTGCTTGGCAAGTAGCTTTTCATAAAATGTTCATTTGTGTTAATgtgatgtgtttgtttatttagctgTTTATTTACTTGATGCAAGGGATTAAGCCTGGGGGCCTGATACATGCTTAGGCAAATACTCTTAGGATTTTATTaagttttgtgtatttgtttctctcttcgtgtgtgtgtgtgtgtgtgtgtgtgtgtgtgtgtgtgtgtgtatgagagagatcATGGATATCCTATTATGAGTAAAATGTTTTTGTGAATTTTAGAGAGGTTAAAAAGAGAGGGCTGGGGTTGGTGCTTAGTGCTTAACACACAGCAAGTTTTGGATTTAATCCTTTTATGTTTGAAAATTACTTGTGAAAGAGACATCTGAAGATACAAGCTGAAATATTTGCAAATTCTGAAATGTTCtaaaaacatttagaaattctttttttcagtttttgaagattttataaGGTTGGTATTGTACAGTGCTAAATATGTTAGGAAAACATTactggaaattttaattttgttttgagacaaatctCACTCTAAGGTAGACAGACTTCAGACTCGCATCAATCTTTCTTCCTtggcctctcaggtgctggggcTGCAGACATCCACAGTGCAGGACATACTTTAGATTCATGTTGATTGTGAAACTAAGTTGGGATACATGAAGTGTTTCCATGAAGTTTACCTTCAGGTGTTAGCAGATAGAAGTACTGGCTTAAATATAAGGTAGGAGTTTTAAggtagtgacttttttttttttttttttttttttttttttgcatgggtACTCTAGCACTAATAATAAAAGATAGGACACTTTCATTTTGTGAATAAGTCTTTACTTTGTGTGAATAGTTGAATATGTTGTAGGTGTGGGTGGTAAGGCCTAccttacccatttttttttctcttgacagTCTTTCTGTAGATCTGGTGTCCATTGATTGGTTAGAATGGGtagtcagcaagctccagggatcttcctgttaCCCTCTTTTTTActgggggatctgaactcaggtctggtCTAACAGTTTGTGCTGCAGATCTTTTACTGGCTGAACCATTTCCCAAGCCCCAGTAAATATTAGGTTATTAGGAAAACTTTGTTTACTGTCCTTTTAATTGTCAAGGTGGGGAAAAGAAGGCTAGGCTTAGTGGTATATATTATAGCCCTGATCCACAGCATTAAaagggggtgggagagaaaggTTACAGAGTAAAAAATTTTTATCTGTACTTAGGCATAGATACCTAGATGAAAATGCTTAAAAGTATGTCCTTGTTTGACATATTTTAGTTTTGGTAGCTAGGAATTTAGGAACTGACTCTTGGTGCAGAGAGTAAGCACAAGGCAAAAAGGGGAGAGATTTGGCTAAGCCAGTAGGAAGGGAACTGAGGAAGAATGGGGTAAGAGGAAATTCACAACTGTTGGAACTTGGTTAAATTGGGATTTTATTTTGATGTGCAAGTGCATGGCTTCAGTATACTGTTAGTTGGATATCAGAATCTGCTGGACTAGAAATGAAATGTTGAGTATTTTTAATAAGCATAGCTATGATGAGATGAAACAATTCAGGTCTagttggaaattctgtcctaatttcAGTACACAGGTcacaattttaataaaacagtttaataatttttatgtacatgagtgttttgtctacatgtttgCCTATGCATCAGGTATGTGCCAggtgcctgtagaagccagaaaaggatatCAGGTCCCCGGATCTGGGTTTACAGTCagctgtgaggcaccatgtggatgctagaaattGACCCTGGGTCCTcaacaagagcagccagtgctgctctTTAGAACTGAGTTTTAGTCACACCAGATTTTCATTATCCCTTCCTTTGTTGGTGGATATTTAAGTGAGGTTATACAATCTCAGCAACAAGCTGCATGTTCTCTCATGTGGAAACTAGCCAGTgccatacatatatgtaacaagtATACCTCTGGGTATAGTACAacgtgaaggaaaaaaaagctagatAATCAGGATGAGGAAGGAGAATGCAAGTAACCAGCATGAGCTATGAAAGGATGTGAAGCTAATTGTCAGATTCTAGTTCTGTTGTGGCTTTTTTTATTCTTGGTGGTGATAGTTAAGTGGATAAAATATATTCACTACTGAAAGTGTAAAATTTAATGTTAAGCTTCATTCATAGCTTCCATTCTAATGCCAATTCTAATTGTAGATAAATTCATTGATAAaaattttggtgtgtgtttttatttacacTTTCTAAGTAATAAAGCTTATAAAGTAAAATCTCAACAGCAACAGTAAAaagatcaaaatatttaaaaagtgtctTCTTTGTAAAGTAAATCCCTTCATAGTATATGACCTTGTAACCTGTTTTATATCCATGTCTTTATGTTCTCTTGACAGTTCTGGACATCTATACCTTCCTTCTATACCTTCCTTctgaattaaacatttttatgctGTGTCTCTTGATATTTCTAGCTATAACTgttccatttctgtttgtttgattttcgAGACTGTTTctctgtagtcctagctgtcctggaattcactttgtagaccaggctggcctcaaactcagatccacttgcctctgcctgagtgcagggattaaaggcatgcacaccatcgcctggctagtatttttatttttttaaagatatatttatgtgtatgagtgttttgcttttatgtatgtgtaatgTGTATATGGACACCTTGTGTGGTGCCTGTAGAAGTCAAAAGGGGCCctcggatcccctggaagtggagtgataggtggttgtgagccacatgttggtgctggaaattaaacctcAGTCCTCTAAGAAAAGCACAGTGATCTTTACTACTGAGCCGTTTCTTCAGCCTCATCTTTTCACATCATGAGTGGAAACCGTGGGCTACTCAAAAGTTGTTAAAAGATGAGACTTGACTTGTGTTGGTAGAAATCTGTAATGCAATAATGTTGGCCAGTGTGTGACTATGAACTTGGCTTAAAGGTGGGAAGAGTGTTTCATGATCCATGAAAATCTTGAAGATGGATTGTGCCTCTGAATACTCTTACTGCTTTGTTTCCTGTATTCTGAAGAAAATAGTTGATAAGTTTAGGGTAGAGGTAGACGTTCATAATAAAAAAGTAGTGTTGGCTCTCAAATCTGAATGAGAAAGCTCATTTTATAATACTTTTGATTCTTAGATTTTGCCTTATTggataaatacagagaaaaggcTCAAAAACATGAAAGGAGGGTGGATaggtttttcaaaaattttttggttttttgacacagggtttctctgtagctttggtacctgtcctggaacttgctctgtagatcaggctggcctcaaactcacagagatccacctgcctctgcctaagtgttggaattaaaggtgtgcaccatcactgccatgaagtaggtttgtttttaaagagtaaTGTTTTATCAAATAGTCCCTTTTTTTTATATTGGGTGATCTTTAAGAGGACTAAGTACACCTTCATATTCTCTTAGTTTGCTGATTTGTTGAGTCATATAGTATAAAATTATACTGTATAAAGCTTTGTAATTGACTAAATTACTAATTTATATGATTCAAGTAAGAAGGTTTCTAGTGTTGGAAAAATCTTTTAGAGAAGGTAGAACTTCAATAAGGATGTCTAGATTTGCTCAGGTAAAGGCTTGAGGGCAAGATGCTTGCTAGTGAGTGCAAAGAGGTGTCCTCTTCAGGGGACagggcttttatttctttttcttttgctttgagtagtttgtgttttgagataaagtctcattgCATAGCCCAGGTTTGCCTCGAACTTTGAAGCATACTAtgtctgctttctgaatgctgaTAGAACAGGTATGCCCAGCCCAGAAGACAGTTTTAATAACTCAAATAACTCAGTATTTCTCCCTGTCTGCCACTTACTTGCATATTAAGGTTTCTGTGAGAAATCTGGTGCAGAACAAATCTGTTGAAGGAAAGGaaacaactttttttcctttagattaTATAGCTATAGAAACTAGTAAGTCGTATGACAGTGAGGAGCTTCATTAAGAAATGTTAGTAAGAGGGCCATATGTGCTATTTGATTAGTAGCTTGGAGAGCGCCCTTTATAAAAAACTATTCTCAGTGTGTGCATAGACTTCATGCCATGCATATCGTGGTcaggacaatttgtgggaatcagttctttaTAACATGTGGGTtacagggatggaactcaggtagttaggcatggtggcatgaacATATagacccactgaaccatctcacagtAAAATTCGATAGGAGTAGAACACTGAATTTTAGTGGtagcaaatatatatgtatgtatacacacatacgcatatatacatatatgtatatacacgcatacatatatgtatatgtatatatgtgtgtgtatttatgtatgtgtatatatattttggagtcGGGGTATTTCTAGGTAGCCCTGTCCTGAAACAGTAGACCAGTGCTGCAATTAGATGTGCACCACTATTCTTGACgtcgtcgtcgtcttcttcttcttcttcttcttcttcttcttcttcttcttcttcttcttcttattattattattattattattattattattgattcttttttattttttaagataaggtttctctgtgtatcagccctggctgccctggaacttataCTGTAGAGCAGTCTGGTTGCAAACTCACAGGttgcctgctctgcttctgcttctcagttcatgggattaaaggtgtgtactaccatgcccagctaggaatacattattttttaatttagggTTGCAACACTTTGAAGAGGAAtaacatgaataaatgaatgctgggaaacaCTTGGGGATAAATTCTACTGAGGAGAAACTAGTCCTAAAGGTAAAAGGCTGTTTTAGTTGTACAAGATAAAGCGATGAAAGGAAGAAGAGTATTAAGTGTTGAGACTGTATTTAGAGGATTTGTGGGTCCATTGTTAGGTTGCATCATTGACAGTTTAAGATTCTCCTTAATTTGGGTGTGACAAGTGATTTGATGACTTGAAATGACGATGGCAGTAGAAATGTAGAGAGTGAGCTTAGAATGTAAACCAAATTAAGTGGAAGTTATAGCTATTGAAGTCAGAAGAGAAGATAATTGACAAAGGAGCTAATAAAGGAGAGTGTGGGGTGGCGTTGGTGTTggtaagatagctcagtggttaagagtgcttacagCCTTtgcagagttcagatctccacaCTCGCCTCATGTGGTTTATTGTTGCCTGTGGAATTCACTTGCTGTGTCTCTGCATATACCTCCATACGTGTAGTACACAAACtcaacacagatgcacacacagtttttataatcttaaaaagaGTTAAAGATGTTTAAGAACGTTTccttttgagacattgtctctgtgtagtcctgtgtatccttaaactcactatttagaccaggctggtcaaaCTTGAAGACCTACCTGtctcacctctgcttcccaaatgcagTGGTTAAAGggatttgccaccatgcctggcttggttAGAAAAGTTTTGAGGGTAGATTGGGCATTTTAAGTTTACACTACTATTAGTAAAGCGTGTGGGTAAGTGTGCACTTTTTCTGTAGCTTCTCTTATGCTCTGTCAGGGTGTTTTACTGGGTAGCATTTTGCTGAGTAAGaagatttctctttctctgataCCTGGCATTGGGAAGTTTAGAACAGGTAGATAACCGTGATAAAGCATCACCAtgactgctttcccagaggacctgagtgcagTCCCAGCCTCCTgacagacagctcacagctgttgtCTCTAGTCCTGGGGACCCAggaacactgtcttctggcccaGGCATGTACcaggcacaaacatacatgcaagcagaacactcatgtacataaagtaaacaaacctttaaactttataaggaaaaattAATGGCTGTTTGAAGTGAACACACATCTGAACCAGTACAGTTTTCTCTAAATATGTTTGTCTCTTGTTAGGATGCTTTTTATTGCTTATCCCTTACAAGTTTTTAATTCCAAATATTTCTTGTAATTCAGCCATTACCATGGATCTTCAGATATCCCAAATGCTTTTGCGAATGCTCGACTGTAAATGGAACAGAGTAAGCATTTACTCCGAGGAAAGGGGGAGTTAGTTCAGCCTCACCTGTGAGACCACAGCGTCAGCTTTTTAACCTTGAAAATCTGATACTGATCTTTATATTTGGGTGAGTGAATAGACAATTGATTTTTAGTGTTAAATGTTAGGAAAttatgaaggaaataaaagaacctttgtaaaaattgtttttagtATTTGTTAATATTACCCCGTCCCCttatttctctttgagacagggttttgttgtatagttcaggctggccttgaatttgcagctcCCCTCCTTTTTAAGTGCTGTGTTCAGGTATGCATCACAATGCTTTGTTTTTTATCCCACTTTTAAGGAATGAATGTaacatttccatttaattttcagaGTCTTGGTAGGAAGTTGTGAAAGGAATTTGAAGTCTTGTTTGAGTAGAGTTTGGGCAGTGTTgatacttttcttgttgcttttccagaTCTTCACGAACTTTGTTAAAGGAGAAATATGTTAGTTGGTAAGGAGTTTTGCTTGTCAAAATCACTGCTATTTAGTTGGCTTCAGAGTCTATTTAGTCTAGATTATGATCTCACCTTTTATTGctcccttttcctcctgcccGTTCCCCTTCAatactttcctctctccctcctttttctctcatcTCCTTGAAATGAAAGGGTGTGTAttcagggagaagaaggaagcgTTGGGATAAAATCCATTGAAAACATAGTTTGAAAGTTTCAAAtcgtgatttatttttttttttaatgagtctagcacacctttaatcccagtgcttgggaggcagaggcagatgggtctgaGCCTGGTCAACAGGAGTTCAGGAGAACCAGGAttacacacagagaccctgtccccaaaccaaACCGAAATAACAAAGTCTAGTAGTCAGTACGGTTATCTGCTTAGCACACCCTTCCCACAGCGTACCCAAATTGTGTATCATTGCTTTGGTTATTGAAGAATGCCAGTGTCTGCTCCATCATGAGTGATCTGTGAGAAAAGCTTGAAGTACAACATTAGCTGTTATATGGTGGCTATGAGTAAAAACCTTTAAGATACTGTAATTTTAGGGATTATACAGTCTGCTTTTAAGTGTTTGAAATATGTCTAGACTGATTGAggtatgaaatataaaatacaaattaaaacttgaAGATTTAGTATTGAAGagtatacagttttttttttttttttttttttttttttttttggtctttgtcCTGTTGTTTTACTTTGAacgtgctggaattgcaggcatgaaCCACGTTGCCTGGCTCAAAtgagtaatttttatattgctcttAAGTGAAATAGTATTAAAATTTGCTGCTTTTTACCTACTTGACAGTAGGAAATTGTTGGATCATACAGTTAATAAcctgttttaattaaaaactgatAGAAGGAATGTATGTTCTTAACAGAAAACCTTACCTGTAGCATTGGCTCAATCAGGCAGAGTAAACTGCCCCTAGGGGATGGTAATGTGTAAAGGAGAAACATTTGGTAAAACTTAGCTGCAGTAATGTACAAAGGAGGAACATTTGGTAAAACTTAGCTGCAGAAACAGCAAGGACTTGTATTGTTTTGGGGGGATGACCTTGGAAAGCAAACAGTATTTTAGCTGCCATTATCAACTCCCGCAAACTCTGAGAATGAGATGCACTGGAAAAGAATGTCAATCCTTTAGAGAGGATCCACTCAAGGTTACTGGTGGCTGTCACTCACTCCCTTTGTTAAAACTTAGGAAAAGGTTAAGGTGACTAGTGGTTTGCTAAAGGGCTTAGTGCCTTTCATTTGGGTTAGGAGGAAAGGAGACTAAAGGTGTTGATTGATTGCAAAGTTTGAGGAAACTCAAGTACCCACAGTTGGTAGAGGGAGCAGAGAAACCTGGTAGACTTTAACCTCAGTATTAAGGGAAGGAGGTGTGGTTTAGACACTGGCAATTAGAACACTCAGTAGATGAAACCTGGTCAGCTTCTCAGTTGTGTAGCCAAAGAAACCACAGACCTGAAGAAAGTCTGAAAATGGTTTAACTCCAAGATTTGATCTAGCCTGGCTCAGACCACTCTCTTACCCACTTGTGTGCTGAGGATTCCTCTCAGTTAGGGGACATACTCTGATGTTTTAACTTGTCTTGAATGAGGATTACAGATAAAGAAAAGCCTTACAGAAGAGGCCGGAAAAGTAGTGGAGTGAGAAACTTCTATCAAGGGTTAGAACATTTCTCAATCCTCCGGAGCTCTTGTTAACTAGGTTTACAAATACTCAAGAGCTAGGGACCTCTTTGtcttcccagtttttttttttttttaaataaaggtgtTTCCATGAATGTTTTTTTAACATCCACCCCATGCTGTCTAAATTTAAGATAGAGTACATGAATTGAGTTTTGCCCATTAAGGGCCTTTGGGGTACAAAGTCTTTATagtctatttctcttttttttttttccagacatctGGTAGGATTGCTCTTCCCTATAATCATTGACATTAGAGTGACAGCAGTCCCTTTTATGACCAGTAAAATGTGAGTGGAAATTGAAGACTAGGGTATAATTTGCCTATGCCCCTCTCTGGTAAGGTATTCTTGGAATCTCGGTGGAGCTTGGTTCTAGGACCATTAGGATCAGATCTTTGTTAACCTGAATTGATTGTGTATAAAACTAGTAAGAGATGGTTTGTTGTGTCAAACCATCAAGATGTTAgggttgtttattattatttttccaagacagggtttctctgtagctttggagtctgttctggaactagctcttgtaaaccaggctgtcctcagattcacagagatccttctgcctctgcctcccaagtgctggcttttaaggtgtgagctaccattgcctggcttagggttgttttattatttttattattattattgttattattattattattattattattatttggtttttcgagacagggtttccctgtagtttctagagcctgtcctggaactagctcttgtagaccaggctggcctcgaactcagagatccgcctgcctctgcctcccgagtgctgggattaaaggcgtgtgccaccactgcccggctagggTTGTTTATTATATAGTACAATTTTACTAATCCCAACTTGATGTGATAGAATGTAATTTTGAGGaactcttgttctttttttttttttatttttatttttttacagaacatttctttattttcactaAGACTTTCCCAGAGGACATAACTAAGCTTGTCACCACCCCACCCCTGACAAGGGGTTAGTGCACTCGCTGCTGTAAAGCAGACACCAACAGTTTCAAGGACTGGAACCAACCTTAAATGGCAAAGAACACTTTCTCTCTGAAttatcataaaaatgtttaagtaaaaaaaaaagaaagaaagaaaaagagtaaaggggCAATAATGGTGGTTTTCAGAATGAAAATATCATTCATGTTCCATGTCATACATTCAATCTTGGCTCTAGCGTAACAAAATGGAAACAGGATTACTATCATACAAAATGTTCACTACGGCACGCTGTATGCACCTGttccaagcccacccccagcccctAATGCTTCCGACTCAACCTACTTCCCAGCTTGTTGGGCCTGTGGACGAAGGAACACGTAGATCTTCTCTTTGATCCAGTCTTTGTTATAAGGCTGGTACGTCTGTGTATCAGCTCGGTAAACAAGACAGCTGAGATCTGCCAGATCATCAATAAAATCAAACAACTGACTGATATCGTATGTGATGGAGGGGCAGTTGGGATTCATTCTTTTCAGATGTTCTTCGTACATCTTACAAACACCTTCCATGCACTCATTCACAGACTCATAGTCTGCATAAGTCctgccttctggcctcttggTAGGCTGTACCAGCAAAATGGTGTGAGACATCTCGTCAGAGGCTTTGCTGCAGCCGCCGCtaacaccaccactgccccgccgccgccgccgcacaCCGGAACTCTTGTTCTTGAGGACAGGGCCAGGTTTGGATTTTCAACActcacccatgtggtggctcacaactgtctgtggaaccatcttctggcctccatgggtgtacagaatatatgcaggcaaaatacacatatatattaaaaataaggagGAAAAAACCCAGCAACAACAAATCCTAAGTCCTGTGTAACAACTGTAAGTTACTTTATTAATAAAGGAGGGTTATTACACAAATTTAATATCctgtgctttcttatagaagatAGATATTGTCTAATTGATTTTTGGAAACATTCTGTTCAAACTAAGTATTACTCATACTTTCCCAAGTAACTCATGACCTGAgggttttgaattttaaaagtacttGAGATAAGTTAAATCATGAAGTAGTAAGTAATGCTTTTCcagtgtttaattttaaaaattttataattcattttactaaaataattcTCTGTTACTTTAGTTTCAGAAAAATGGGTTTATACTGTATCTTTtccattgtattttaaattaaaagaacaatacgCAATGCCTAAAGGACACTACTAGATATGTCTggtttgagacaagatttcagtTGAGGCTATAGCCTTAGTCTCGACAGTCTTCCTCCAGCTTAGACATGTGGCCAATTGATGCCTTGACTAAGCTATTATTTCTAAGGACATTTTAATAGCTATTACACCCAGTTGGAAGAGTGTTCTTACagtgaaattaaaatacattaataatgAAACTTCCTGTTTTGGGGGGCAGTCTTTCTCAAACTTGGAATCCTCTTCctcttgccttctgagtgctgggtttgcagTTGTGCAAGGAGTACAGATGCGCATCTGCATGCCCAGTGCTCCATTTTTGTATTCTTGATAACTAGCAGAAACTCAACGGCTGTGGGTCTAGAAGAAGATTGAAATCTTTTTGTTAGAAACTACAAATGATCATAATTTgagaagtgaaaattaaaaaaaaaacatttaatttaggaCTGTTTTTATATAAACTACTCGTGTTATCAATAATGGGTGTGACTTTAAAGAGTGTAATCCTCAATTCCTTAGACTAAGAAGGCAGTTTATTTCTGTGATGTAATGATTTGACAAGTGGATGTTTGGGGgatgggaagaaaagcaaagtaaattATGAGTTCCATTTCTGTTGGCAGTTCTGAATCCGGATCAGTTTTATATCTTAATCTTTAGTTTGACTACCTAATCATTTTCATAATCACTTCAGATCATTAGTTTCTAAAAATCGAATCTGTCTCTCTTCTgcgccctcctctcctcctaagtttctctgtgtagccctagctgtcctggaactttctccatagaccaggctggcctcaaacttatggagatcctgcctctgcctccctagtgatgttggtggcatgtgccaccacttcctggctggaTTTGTTCTTAATATGAATGTTTGGTACTGTTAGAATTTGAATAGTGTGAGTTATGATTGTGTTTCAGATAAATCACTTGGCTTCTTGGATAGCAGTTATAACTGCTTGGATAAGTTATTATTGTGACtatctttcagttttgttttttttttttttaaagcctaggGAGAACATCTTAACTTTAGAGTAGcttcaaaactattttttaaaatctggagaAAAAAGTGGGGGAAACTAGCTCATGGGAAGAGGGTAGACCCTTAGGAAATCGTGTATCTTCAGTAATTTTTAATATTGCTGTACATTTTTCATTATTCTTAACTTTTTGGCATTGATTTTTATCTGTGAGATCCCTGAAACAAGTCCTTTGTAAGTGGGAGCCATTCCTAGGGTTTTTCCTTTAATTGAAgtttaaaaggaaacattaaatttATCATCTTAAGTGCACCCCTAGTACTTGAATGGAGTCAGAACAGGCTTTTGAGAGCTGGGTCTCTTCCACTATGAGGGTCCTAGAGCTCAGGTTGTAAGGTTTtggcagcaagcatttttacccatTGAACCCCTCACTTCAGTCCTCtactaattgtttttaattgttcatCTTAAATATGTTTCATATTGTGCAACATAGCTCCTAAACTTGCTGATATTACAAAACTACAGTTCTATATGTACTTCAATGCAAATTCCTTTTTCTTGTCCCTAGACCTGCaactttctttctactttctgttttaGTGATCTGGCTACTTTTAAGATACTTAATGTTTA
This window contains:
- the LOC119818818 gene encoding enhancer of rudimentary homolog, which translates into the protein MSHTILLVQPTKRPEGRTYADYESVNECMEGVCKMYEEHLKRMNPNCPSITYDISQLFDFIDDLADLSCLVYRADTQTYQPYNKDWIKEKIYVFLRPQAQQAGK